The sequence GCACTTTTATTGTTTTCCGGAAATCAATGTTATGTCTTTTCCGTTGGTATTGGAATAATTTAAGTTTTCTCTCTCTCCTTCTTCCTCTACGCTCTTCGTGTTCTCTGCGGTTTTTTTATGATTCCAATGTAACCGGATTTTAGATTAAATCGTCATTGCGTTAACGTTGACGAAGTATGCCCGAAGGGCTTAGGACGTGTTTTCAAAGTACTCCTCACCCTTATAGGGTGAGGCTATACCTACAAAGTCCGCCTGCGCGGACTAGAAAAATCTGTTTTTTTAGCCCTGTCAGGGCTTTGTAGCTGTAGCTCCAGGCTTTAGCCTGAGAGCGGTTGGGGTTTGAAAACACGCCCCAATCGCCAATTCTGGGGGAGATAAATCATTTCAAGTCCCCCAGTATTGGGGGATTTAGGGGGCTAGTAAATGTTAGAAAAACAAATTCATATTTCAATTCAGCAACGCCTAAAATTTGCTGTATTATCTAACAAAATCAAGAAAGCTTCCCTACTAAAAGTAGAAAAGCTGAAATTAAACTATTTCTCTGTAACTATTTTATTTTTTGTATGGGCCGGGAGAGACTCGAACTCTCACACCTTGCGGCGGCAGATTTTGAGTCTGCTGCGTCTACCAATTCCGCCACCGGCCCTTGGACTCAACTTCACTATTATAACCTATTTTTTGGTTTTGCAACAACTTTTCATAATCTTTACTACTTGCCCACCGGTCAATTTCTCTGGCACGCAGTACTGGTACGGGATGCGTTAATTGTGCAGTTCTTGCAGCTTTCACCATTTCTCCAAGTTCATTTTTACTGATATCGTCGTAAGCGCGGGCTTGCTCGATGAATGCTTCAAGATTTAATTTGGGAGCAATAGTAGGTGAACCACCCGCCAACTTCATTAACACTGACATGACTACTTTGGGATCTTGGGTTGCCAATAACGCGGCGCGATCGCAAGTAAATTCAGCGCAGCGAACCCATTCCAACAGTTGTGCTTGAATTGCTTGTGCTAAAACTGCACCAATATTAGGTAAGGCTGTGGCGGCTAATATTAATATATTTACTGGAGTTAAATAAACGCTGTGATCGCACTTAAGATGTCCTAACTCGTGAGCAATGACTGCTTGGGTTTCTTCTGGTGTAAGCATATCAATTAAGGAAGTATGCAGCACGACGAAAGGTTGCTTACCTCGCATCGCAAAAGTGTAAGCGTTGGGAGCCGGGTGTTGTTTAATGTAGAGTTGCGGAGGCTCGATATCTAGTATCTTGCAGGCTTCTAAGGTAAGTTCGTTTAACTCCGGCAATTGTTTATCGCTTACTAAAACACTAGAGGCAATATTTTCCACATAAAAAACTTGCTCTGCTAAGGGACCTAAGAGATTCCTTACCATCATATCTAGTCCTGGAATCTGCTTAAGAGCGGCGGTTGCCTCTTTATCAAGGGGATGGCGGAAATAATCAGCTTTTAAACCGATTAATTGGGATTTTGCAAATGATGACATGGGTTGTTGTAAGCTCTAAAAAAAGAAAACTGTGTTTCGGGGCTAGTCAAACAACCCCTAAAAATTAGTATAACTACAACAAAGGTAGACGAGCTGCCCGCCTACCTTTATTGTAGTTGTGAGTTATGAGTTGTAGGTTATAGACTATAAAGTCAAAACTCTAAGCTATTTATTTATTACAAAAACCGAGTTCACTTAATTAACTTGAAATAGAAGCGGTACCATTACTGGTGTCTGTAGAAATTTCTGTTACTGTTGCCGATGTATCTGCCTCGGTGTTTTCTACACGCTCGATTTTTGCTCCTATTTTCTGTAATTTTAAATCTAGCCTATCGTAACCACGGTCAAGGTATTGCAATCCCTTAATTGTAGTTTCACCGCTGGCTGCTAAAGCGGCTACCACCATAGCAGCAGCAGCCCGTAAGTCAGTACCTTCAACGGGTGCGCCAGATAGCTCTGGTACCCCTCTAACAAAAGCAGAATTGCCTTTGACACGAATATCTGCTCCTAAGCGATTCAATTCAGAAGCATG comes from Rivularia sp. PCC 7116 and encodes:
- a CDS encoding M48 family metallopeptidase, whose translation is MSSFAKSQLIGLKADYFRHPLDKEATAALKQIPGLDMMVRNLLGPLAEQVFYVENIASSVLVSDKQLPELNELTLEACKILDIEPPQLYIKQHPAPNAYTFAMRGKQPFVVLHTSLIDMLTPEETQAVIAHELGHLKCDHSVYLTPVNILILAATALPNIGAVLAQAIQAQLLEWVRCAEFTCDRAALLATQDPKVVMSVLMKLAGGSPTIAPKLNLEAFIEQARAYDDISKNELGEMVKAARTAQLTHPVPVLRAREIDRWASSKDYEKLLQNQKIGYNSEVESKGRWRNW